ACTTACCAGAGCTGAGCCATCCTCGACATTACACGGAAAGATGGAAAAACGAGTTATATGATAGTAGGTGCGAATACACCTACACTTTTTTATTTCGCCAATTTAAAAAGTAGTTGCCCGCTGACCGTTTACCAGCCGCGGGCCTGTATCTTTTCTTCCGTAGGCATTGTGCTTACGCCGATACCTTTCATGGGATTTCCAGCGCCCTTGGAGATCTCTGCCAGCTTCGCAGGGTTGTCGTAGTTGTTGACCGCCTCGACGATGGCTTTTGCCATCTTATCCGGCGTTTCGGACTTGAAGATACCCGAGCCGACGAACACGCCGTCCGCGCCCAGGCGCATCATTAGCGCCGCATCGGCCGGCGTGGCGACACCGCCTGCGGCAAAATTCACGACAGGAATGCGCTGCAGCCTGGCCGTCTCTATGACCAGCTCCGAAGGCGCCTCGATGCTCCGGGCGTACTTGACGAGTTCCTCGTGCGTGAGGCCCTTGAGCTCTCTAATCTGGCCCTGGATCTTCTTCATGTGGTTGACGGCCTCGGATACGTCGCCCGTTCCCGCCTCGCCCTTGGTTCGGATCATGGCCGCCCCCTCGTCGATCCGGCGGAGTGCTTCGCCCAGGTCCCGGGCGCCGCAAACGAAGGGGACGGTGAACTTAGTCTTATCAATGTGATATTTGCTGTCCGCCGGGGTCAGCACCTCGGACTCGTCGACCATGTCGACGCCGATGGCCTCGAGGATCTCGGCCTCCACGAAGTGGCCGATGCGCGCTTTCGCCATGACGGGTATGGTGACAGTGTGGATGATCTCCTCCACAATGGACGGATCGGCCATCCGGGCTACGCCGCCGGCTTTCCTGATATCGGCCGGCACGGCCTGGAGTGCCATGACTGCTACGGCTCCTGCTTCCTCGGCGATGAGCGCCTGATCCTTGTTGGTGACGTC
Above is a window of Methanocella sp. DNA encoding:
- the pdxS gene encoding pyridoxal 5'-phosphate synthase lyase subunit PdxS, which produces MKLEELRHGTTLLKRGFAKMQKGGVIMDVTNKDQALIAEEAGAVAVMALQAVPADIRKAGGVARMADPSIVEEIIHTVTIPVMAKARIGHFVEAEILEAIGVDMVDESEVLTPADSKYHIDKTKFTVPFVCGARDLGEALRRIDEGAAMIRTKGEAGTGDVSEAVNHMKKIQGQIRELKGLTHEELVKYARSIEAPSELVIETARLQRIPVVNFAAGGVATPADAALMMRLGADGVFVGSGIFKSETPDKMAKAIVEAVNNYDNPAKLAEISKGAGNPMKGIGVSTMPTEEKIQARGW